From the Luteolibacter arcticus genome, one window contains:
- a CDS encoding ATP-dependent zinc protease family protein, with translation MPVGLFAAPETAKPVAPEKAAEAPAKGKEEAPVKPATGKDKEATPPAKPAPSPAKPANSKEVTPPAKPANGKETVPTTPTEPKETVPATEMPATKEGVPTPPPAAEDDEAAAERKEADAGTAVARPVSSDPVQVYGWREWVLVGQTQMKLAAKLDTGALTSSIHAEEKELFERDGKKWVRFIVTDPGEKNSPRTRIEAPLVRIAHIKDPGGKSEAREVVRLNFTLGERKLRADFTLNNRSNMLSPVLIGRTTIKELGWVDPSRAYLADQKILR, from the coding sequence ATGCCCGTGGGGCTTTTCGCGGCTCCGGAGACCGCCAAGCCGGTCGCGCCCGAAAAGGCAGCGGAGGCACCGGCCAAGGGCAAGGAAGAAGCGCCGGTAAAACCCGCCACCGGCAAGGACAAGGAGGCGACCCCGCCTGCCAAGCCCGCACCTTCTCCGGCCAAGCCGGCCAATAGCAAGGAGGTCACCCCGCCGGCCAAGCCTGCCAACGGCAAGGAAACAGTTCCCACCACACCCACCGAACCGAAGGAAACGGTCCCAGCCACCGAAATGCCCGCCACCAAGGAGGGCGTGCCGACGCCGCCTCCCGCCGCGGAGGACGATGAAGCGGCCGCCGAGCGCAAGGAAGCCGATGCCGGCACCGCCGTTGCCCGTCCGGTTTCCTCCGATCCCGTCCAAGTTTACGGTTGGCGCGAGTGGGTGCTCGTCGGTCAGACCCAGATGAAGCTGGCCGCCAAGCTCGATACCGGGGCGCTGACCTCTTCCATCCACGCCGAGGAAAAGGAACTCTTCGAGCGCGATGGCAAGAAGTGGGTCCGCTTCATCGTCACCGACCCGGGCGAAAAGAACTCTCCCCGCACCCGCATCGAAGCCCCGCTGGTCCGCATCGCCCACATCAAGGATCCCGGCGGGAAATCCGAGGCCCGCGAGGTGGTCCGGCTCAATTTCACCCTCGGCGAGCGCAAGCTGCGCGCGGACTTCACCCTCAACAACCGCAGCAACATGCTCAGCCCCGTGCTCATCGGCCGCACCACGATCAAGGAACTCGGGTGGGTGGATCCCTCCCGCGCCTATCTGGCGGACCAGAAGATCCTGCGCTGA